In the Streptomyces sp. 3214.6 genome, TCCCCTCGACGAGGACGACGCGCCCGCCCTGGCCGACATGATGAACGACGAACAGGTAGGGGCGTGGACCGCCGTGCCCCAGCCCTACAGCGAGGCCGCGGCCCGCCGTTGGATCACCGAGTACGCGCCCACCGAACGCAGCGCGGGCCGCGGCCTCGACCTCGCCGTCACCGAGTTCCTCACCCAGCGCCTGGTCGGCATAGTCCAACTCGCCAAGACCAACTGGCATGTCCGCTCCACCGAGCTGTCGTACATCATCGCCCCCTGGGCGCGTGGCGAGGGCTACGCCTCCGAGGCGGCGCTGGCCACCGCGCAATGGCTGCTCACCGACCAGAAGTTCGAGCGCATCGAGCTGCGCACCGCCGCCGACAACACCGCCTCCCAGCAGGTCGCCCAGAAGATCGGCTGCATCAGCGAGGGCGTGCTGCGCGGCGCCTGTATAGCCCGCGCCCGCGCCGAGGACGGCACCTGGACCGAGGTGCGCACCGACTACATCGTGTGGAGCCTGCTCCCGGAGGACCTGGAGGGACCCGGCGACCACTTCGCGGAGAGC is a window encoding:
- a CDS encoding GNAT family N-acetyltransferase, coding for MTSTFPTISISTERLVLRPLDEDDAPALADMMNDEQVGAWTAVPQPYSEAAARRWITEYAPTERSAGRGLDLAVTEFLTQRLVGIVQLAKTNWHVRSTELSYIIAPWARGEGYASEAALATAQWLLTDQKFERIELRTAADNTASQQVAQKIGCISEGVLRGACIARARAEDGTWTEVRTDYIVWSLLPEDLEGPGDHFAESGGYPSYSDWN